One genomic segment of Candidatus Hydrogenedentota bacterium includes these proteins:
- a CDS encoding MoaD/ThiS family protein, with product MTPPAKPLTITYYAILREQRGLSEESLESAAATPGELYEDLRAAHGFSLTSHQLNVVINDAFQPWNTPLNAGDHVVFIPPVAGG from the coding sequence ATGACTCCACCCGCAAAACCCCTCACTATCACTTACTACGCCATCCTGCGCGAGCAACGGGGCCTCTCCGAGGAATCCCTGGAAAGCGCCGCCGCCACGCCGGGCGAACTCTACGAGGACCTCCGCGCAGCGCACGGCTTCTCCCTGACTTCCCACCAGCTCAACGTAGTAATCAACGACGCCTTTCAGCCGTGGAACACGCCGCTGAACGCGGGCGACCATGTGGTCTTCATCCCGCCGGTCGCCGGAGGCTGA
- the moaC gene encoding cyclic pyranopterin monophosphate synthase MoaC encodes MFTHIDENNLPGVVDVSGKTATLRTATARSIITVPDAVMAALVDGEIQTKKGPVFQTAIIAGTMAAKQTSNLIPLCHPLPLEGCKISIVAQPPNDIVIECSVKVHHKTGVEMEALTGASIAALTIYDMCKAFSHDMVIKETRLIEKHGGKRDVKRDPLSPT; translated from the coding sequence ATGTTTACCCATATCGATGAAAACAACCTCCCCGGCGTGGTGGATGTGAGCGGCAAAACTGCCACGCTGCGCACGGCCACGGCACGGAGCATCATCACGGTGCCCGACGCGGTCATGGCGGCGCTGGTGGATGGCGAGATCCAGACGAAGAAGGGCCCCGTGTTCCAGACGGCGATCATCGCGGGCACCATGGCGGCCAAGCAGACCAGTAACTTGATTCCCCTGTGCCATCCCCTGCCCCTGGAAGGCTGCAAGATTTCGATTGTGGCCCAGCCGCCGAATGATATCGTCATCGAGTGCAGCGTGAAGGTTCACCACAAGACGGGCGTGGAGATGGAGGCCCTCACGGGCGCGAGCATCGCCGCCCTCACCATCTACGACATGTGCAAGGCTTTTTCCCACGATATGGTGATCAAGGAAACGCGATTGATAGAAAAACATGGTGGCAAGCGCGATGTGAAGAGGGATCCTTTGAGTCCGACCTGA
- the moaA gene encoding GTP 3',8-cyclase MoaA: protein MPEPETISAPTDTHGRPMHDLRISVTDRCNLRCTYCMPEEHFGEKYEFLQRSDLLSFEEIAMVARAAAALGVKKLRLTGGEPLLRRDLPVLVGMLREIPGIEDIALTTNGLLLPQLAQPLKDAGVDRITVSLDCLDDAILERISGRPITSAQVLAGIDAARDAGFTKLKVNAVVQRGVNDDQILPLAEHFRGTGVILRFIEFMDVGTLNHWNLAAVVPAAELRDVIAARYPLEVTAPNYAGEVAARYRYADGQGEIGFISSVTQPFCRDCTRLRLAPDGDVYTCLFAGQGHPLKPMLRAGATLATITDKLRGIWTHRSDRYSEIRTEASVRSEKVEMYHIGG, encoded by the coding sequence ATGCCTGAACCCGAAACCATAAGCGCCCCCACCGACACCCACGGTCGCCCGATGCATGATCTGCGCATTTCGGTGACGGATCGATGCAATCTCCGCTGCACCTATTGCATGCCTGAGGAGCACTTCGGTGAGAAGTATGAATTCCTTCAGCGGAGCGATTTGCTTTCCTTCGAGGAAATCGCGATGGTGGCGCGTGCGGCGGCGGCGCTGGGCGTGAAGAAACTGCGCCTGACGGGTGGCGAGCCCTTGCTGCGTCGCGATCTCCCGGTGCTCGTGGGGATGCTGCGCGAGATTCCGGGCATCGAGGACATCGCCCTCACCACCAACGGTCTGCTGCTGCCCCAACTCGCGCAACCGCTCAAGGACGCCGGTGTGGATCGCATCACGGTGAGCCTCGACTGTCTGGACGACGCCATATTGGAGCGAATCAGCGGACGACCCATCACGTCGGCGCAGGTCCTGGCGGGGATCGACGCGGCGCGGGACGCGGGCTTCACCAAACTGAAAGTCAACGCGGTAGTCCAGCGCGGCGTGAATGACGACCAAATCCTGCCTCTGGCCGAGCACTTTCGAGGTACCGGCGTCATACTCCGCTTCATCGAATTCATGGACGTGGGCACGCTCAACCATTGGAATCTGGCCGCCGTCGTGCCCGCAGCCGAGCTGCGCGATGTTATCGCCGCGCGCTATCCACTGGAGGTCACCGCGCCGAACTACGCGGGCGAGGTGGCCGCGCGTTACCGCTACGCGGACGGTCAGGGCGAGATCGGCTTCATTTCCTCCGTGACCCAGCCCTTCTGCCGCGATTGCACCCGCCTGCGCCTGGCGCCGGATGGGGACGTGTACACGTGCCTCTTCGCCGGCCAGGGACACCCGCTGAAGCCGATGCTCCGCGCGGGGGCCACGCTGGCGACGATAACCGATAAACTTCGCGGCATCTGGACCCATCGCAGTGACCGCTACTCCGAAATTCGCACTGAAGCATCAGTACGATCCGAAAAAGTGGAGATGTATCACATCGGCGGGTAG